In one Bryobacteraceae bacterium genomic region, the following are encoded:
- the cysE gene encoding serine O-acetyltransferase, with protein MFSSVREQFDTIFREDPAAKSRLEIVLCYPGFHAVLLHRLAHRLYRGGFPLLGRIVSQVSRSLTGIEIHPGARIGRRFFIDHGMGVVIGETTVIGDDVLLYQGVTLGGTGKERGKRHPTLGNGVVIGTGAKVLGNITVGDWCKIGAGSVVVRDVPPHSTVVGIPGKVVRRHGVAEGEQLEHGNLPDPQSQEIDDLRRRVQELESAVRAITGVDTTK; from the coding sequence ATGTTCTCGTCTGTCCGCGAGCAGTTCGACACCATCTTCCGCGAAGATCCCGCGGCCAAAAGCCGCCTCGAGATCGTCCTTTGCTACCCCGGCTTCCACGCCGTACTCCTTCACCGCCTTGCCCATCGCCTCTATCGCGGCGGCTTCCCCCTCCTCGGACGCATCGTGTCTCAGGTCAGCCGCTCTCTCACCGGAATCGAAATTCATCCCGGCGCCCGCATCGGCCGCCGGTTCTTCATCGATCACGGCATGGGCGTCGTCATCGGAGAAACCACCGTAATCGGTGATGACGTGCTCCTCTACCAGGGCGTCACCCTCGGCGGCACCGGCAAGGAACGCGGGAAGCGCCACCCCACGCTCGGCAACGGCGTCGTCATTGGCACTGGCGCCAAGGTCCTCGGCAACATCACCGTCGGCGACTGGTGCAAGATCGGCGCCGGCTCGGTCGTCGTCCGCGACGTCCCGCCTCATTCCACCGTTGTCGGGATCCCCGGCAAGGTCGTCCGCCGCCACGGCGTCGCTGAAGGCGAACAGCTTGAACACGGCAATCTGCCGGACCCCCAATCCCAGGAAATCGACGACCTCCGCCGCCGCGTTCAGGAGCTCGAATCCGCCGTCCGCGCGATCACCGGGGTCGACACAACAAAGTAG